The sequence GGCTGGGGTGGATCGCCGTTATGGCATCATGGATATTGAAGAAGTCTTTACTGCTACTTCTTTTGAGCAAAAAAACAATATATATACCCGTGAAGTCAAGGTTTTGGGAGAGCAGGTACTTCGGAAAGCTTTAAATCAAGCGGAATGGGAAGCAAAGTCGTTGGACTATATCATTACCGTTAGTTGTACTGGTATTATGATTCCATCGTTGGATGCTTACCTCGTGGATGCTCTAGGATTAAGACAAGATATAATAAGACTCCCAGTGACAGAAATGGGTTGTGCTGCGGGTGTTTCGGGTTTAATCTATGCTGCTAATTTTCTTAGATCAAATCCTGGAAAGCGAGCAGCTGTTATTGCTGTTGAAAGTCCTACCGCCACTTTTCAGCTTAATGATTTCTCCATGGCCAATATGGTAAGTGCTGCAATATTTGGTGATGGAGCTGCCTGCGTGCTGTTGTCTTCGGAAAAAGAAGCGGCAGGCCCTAAAATCATTGGGGAAGAAATGTATCATTTTAAAAATGCCACCCATTTAATGGGCTTTGATTTAACCAATACTGGGTTGAAGATGATATTGGATCCGGCGGTTCCCGAAGTAATCGCACAACACTTTCCGGAAATTGTTCATCCTTTTTTAAAACGATTTGACTCAAGCATTGATGGAGTTGATCATTTGATTTTTCATCCAGGCGGAAAGAAAATAGTGCAAACTGTTGAGGAGCTTTTTGGTAAATTGGGTAAGAATATAGACGATACAAGAGAAGTGCTAAGGGATTATGGAAATATGAGCAGTGTTACCGTACTATATGTACTTGAACGTTTTTTAAATAAGGATATAGCTGAAGGAGATCAGGGAATGGTGCTGAGTTTTGGTCCTGGATTTTCTGCGCAGCGTATTCTTTTGGAATGGTAATTTATTTTGACAATGGAAGGCATGTCTAAATGGGCTTTAATATTGGGAGGAAGTAGTGGTCTTGGTTTGGCCACTGCAAAAAAAATATCGCAACATGGATTTAAGGTAATAGTCATTCATAGAGACAGAAAATCTGATTTAGAGCAGGTTGAAAGTTGTTTTAAAGAAATTACTTTAGATGATAATAGGTTATTTAGTTTCAATGCTGATGCGATAAACCCAATAAGACGTAGTGAATTGATTCAAGAAATTCAGAAACTTATTGCCACAGAAAAAAT is a genomic window of Flagellimonas sp. CMM7 containing:
- a CDS encoding type III polyketide synthase, with the protein product MGPVHVVGVSKQLPKYSRKTSDIVPFIDLWLTGQDDRFRRKVVKIFEGAGVDRRYGIMDIEEVFTATSFEQKNNIYTREVKVLGEQVLRKALNQAEWEAKSLDYIITVSCTGIMIPSLDAYLVDALGLRQDIIRLPVTEMGCAAGVSGLIYAANFLRSNPGKRAAVIAVESPTATFQLNDFSMANMVSAAIFGDGAACVLLSSEKEAAGPKIIGEEMYHFKNATHLMGFDLTNTGLKMILDPAVPEVIAQHFPEIVHPFLKRFDSSIDGVDHLIFHPGGKKIVQTVEELFGKLGKNIDDTREVLRDYGNMSSVTVLYVLERFLNKDIAEGDQGMVLSFGPGFSAQRILLEW